A window of the Desulfovibrio oxyclinae DSM 11498 genome harbors these coding sequences:
- the thpR gene encoding RNA 2',3'-cyclic phosphodiesterase, with amino-acid sequence MSGQRAFVAVEVAEKCRARLEKLLPGLGREVKSRMTWARPENWHLTLKFLGQLEPDRVTAAKDALKGVPFEPFTIQPGGGGVFPGMKKPNVLWVGLNAGGPECAALARGINEALAPLGFPEGRPFLPHLTLGRVKLEKGDDWRKLLKELRKVEWPSFTVRRFCLFRSTLRSNGPLYTELAAYGPGARG; translated from the coding sequence GTGTCCGGTCAGCGAGCGTTCGTGGCCGTGGAGGTCGCCGAAAAGTGCCGGGCGAGGCTGGAAAAGCTTTTGCCGGGCCTTGGACGGGAAGTGAAGTCGCGCATGACATGGGCCCGGCCCGAGAACTGGCATCTCACCCTGAAATTTCTCGGCCAGCTGGAACCGGACCGGGTCACCGCCGCAAAGGACGCGCTCAAGGGCGTTCCCTTCGAGCCGTTCACGATCCAGCCCGGCGGGGGCGGCGTGTTTCCGGGCATGAAGAAGCCCAACGTCCTGTGGGTCGGGCTCAATGCGGGCGGCCCCGAATGCGCCGCACTGGCCCGAGGCATCAACGAGGCACTTGCTCCGCTGGGATTCCCCGAGGGAAGACCCTTTCTGCCGCACCTCACGCTGGGCCGCGTCAAGCTGGAGAAAGGCGACGACTGGCGCAAGCTGCTCAAGGAGTTGCGCAAGGTGGAATGGCCCTCCTTCACGGTACGCCGCTTTTGCCTGTTCCGCAGCACGCTGCGCTCAAACGGCCCGCTATATACCGAGTTGGCGGCCTACGGTCCGGGAGCCCGCGGATGA
- a CDS encoding CinA family protein, which yields MDKTLILRAVSEVGELLGLEGDTLATAESCTGGLLSSTLTDVSGSSQWFRGGVVAYANEVKRDLLGVPEDVLDAHGAVSEEVVKIMAQGVQKAIGANVSVAVSGVAGPTGGTPDKPVGTVWMAWCINGTVVRTKLNQFEGSRDEVKEQTVMHAVNGLMAILR from the coding sequence ATGGACAAGACACTGATTTTACGGGCCGTGTCCGAAGTGGGCGAACTGCTCGGCCTTGAAGGCGATACGCTGGCCACTGCCGAGTCCTGCACCGGCGGCCTGCTCTCCAGCACGCTGACGGATGTTTCCGGCAGCTCCCAATGGTTTCGGGGCGGCGTGGTTGCCTATGCCAACGAGGTCAAGCGCGACCTGCTCGGCGTTCCCGAGGACGTACTGGATGCCCACGGCGCGGTCAGCGAAGAAGTTGTGAAGATCATGGCGCAGGGCGTGCAGAAGGCCATCGGCGCCAATGTCTCGGTCGCTGTTTCCGGAGTGGCCGGACCTACTGGCGGCACGCCGGACAAGCCTGTCGGAACCGTCTGGATGGCGTGGTGCATCAACGGCACCGTGGTGCGCACCAAGCTCAACCAGTTCGAAGGCTCGCGCGACGAAGTCAAGGAACAGACCGTCATGCATGCGGTCAACGGCCTCATGGCCATCCTGAGGTAG
- a CDS encoding sodium:solute symporter family protein, with protein MISKVIAILLYLAVVMYLGYKGWKTTQRPTDYMLAGRRMSPWVMALSYGATFVSTSAIVGFGGAAGLFGFPLLWLTFLTIFVGVFIAMVGFGKRTRRMGLSLNSHTFPELLGRRYRSSFIQRFAGGIIFLFIPIYAAAVLIGISRILEISLGVPYEAALVFMTLLLAAYVITGGLKAVMYTDAFQALIMGMMMLMLLGGTYYMLGGVTEAHSTLASMAHLMPSKLQLGGMEGWTQGARFGTPLWLVIYTTIVYGVGIGVLAQPQLAVRFMTVHSDRELNRAVLVGGIFIPIMTGVAFTVGALSNAVFMEKFGKISIAMAAGNMDKIIPLYIEKIMPPWFAGLFLLGMFAAAMSTLSSQYHVGGTSLSRDIWENIKGREASVAASRFGVAATVLAALIWAWVLPPSVIARATAFFFGLCAASFLPAYLLGLYWKRMTKGAAVISMVGGFATSMFWLLFVHLKEAKVIGLSKALFGVDSLASLAPKGSAMWLMQWVDPNVIALPVAMLLAVGAAYATQTMQREHVELCFENIR; from the coding sequence ATGATCTCCAAAGTCATCGCCATCCTGCTCTATCTGGCCGTGGTCATGTACCTCGGCTACAAGGGGTGGAAAACCACGCAGCGACCCACCGACTACATGCTTGCAGGCCGCCGCATGTCCCCGTGGGTCATGGCCCTGTCCTACGGGGCGACCTTCGTCTCCACCTCCGCCATCGTCGGCTTTGGCGGCGCGGCAGGACTGTTCGGCTTTCCGCTGCTCTGGCTGACCTTCCTGACCATCTTCGTGGGCGTGTTCATCGCCATGGTCGGCTTCGGCAAACGCACGCGGCGCATGGGGCTGTCCCTGAACAGCCATACCTTCCCCGAGCTGCTCGGTAGGCGCTACCGCTCCAGCTTCATCCAGCGCTTCGCGGGTGGAATCATCTTTCTTTTCATTCCGATCTACGCCGCAGCCGTGCTCATCGGCATCTCCCGGATTCTGGAAATCTCCCTCGGCGTGCCCTATGAAGCCGCGCTGGTATTCATGACCCTGCTGCTGGCGGCCTACGTCATCACCGGCGGCCTGAAGGCGGTCATGTACACGGATGCGTTTCAGGCGCTCATCATGGGAATGATGATGCTGATGCTGCTGGGCGGCACCTACTACATGCTCGGCGGCGTGACCGAGGCCCACTCCACGCTGGCCTCCATGGCGCACCTCATGCCCTCCAAGCTCCAGCTGGGCGGCATGGAAGGCTGGACGCAGGGTGCGCGCTTCGGCACCCCGTTGTGGCTGGTGATCTACACCACCATCGTCTACGGAGTGGGCATCGGCGTGCTGGCCCAGCCGCAGCTCGCGGTCCGGTTCATGACCGTGCACAGCGACAGGGAACTGAACCGCGCCGTGCTGGTGGGCGGTATCTTCATCCCCATCATGACCGGCGTGGCTTTCACCGTGGGCGCGCTGTCCAACGCCGTGTTCATGGAAAAGTTCGGCAAGATCTCCATCGCCATGGCCGCCGGAAACATGGACAAAATCATACCGCTGTACATTGAGAAGATCATGCCGCCGTGGTTCGCGGGACTTTTCCTGCTGGGCATGTTCGCCGCGGCCATGAGCACGCTCTCCTCGCAGTACCATGTGGGCGGGACCTCGCTCTCACGCGACATATGGGAGAACATCAAGGGACGCGAGGCATCTGTGGCCGCCTCCCGCTTCGGCGTGGCCGCCACCGTTCTCGCGGCGCTGATCTGGGCATGGGTGCTGCCGCCCTCCGTCATCGCACGGGCCACGGCCTTCTTTTTCGGCCTGTGTGCAGCCTCGTTCCTGCCCGCCTACCTGCTGGGCCTCTATTGGAAGCGCATGACCAAAGGTGCGGCCGTCATCTCCATGGTGGGCGGTTTCGCCACCTCCATGTTCTGGCTGCTCTTCGTGCACCTCAAGGAGGCCAAGGTCATCGGCCTGAGCAAGGCCCTGTTCGGCGTGGATTCGCTGGCATCGCTGGCACCCAAGGGCTCGGCCATGTGGCTCATGCAGTGGGTTGACCCGAACGTGATCGCCCTGCCCGTGGCCATGCTGCTGGCCGTGGGCGCGGCCTATGCTACGCAGACCATGCAGCGAGAGCACGTGGAATTGTGTTTCGAGAATATCCGCTAG
- a CDS encoding symporter small accessory protein, whose amino-acid sequence MLGFDTFEPAAALWLCLAASVWCVGYGLRNWNNKGYEAKPRKQED is encoded by the coding sequence ATGCTGGGATTCGACACCTTTGAACCCGCCGCCGCTCTCTGGCTGTGCCTTGCCGCATCCGTCTGGTGCGTGGGCTACGGACTCAGAAACTGGAACAACAAGGGGTATGAAGCCAAACCCCGCAAGCAGGAGGATTAG
- a CDS encoding FAD-binding protein, which produces MIRAETDVLVLGAGLAGLRAAQAAHEAAPDISVLSACLRPGPAGSSFANRNDALGIQVPLTDEERDAFVHEVLELADPGFVRPELVRIMAGEARERFRELWSASLDFRRREGTLQRFAGCGSGCPRSFVFDGLRQAHAKLENRVRLLGGMIDADLDIRGLTVEDGVCTGAWGLNGAGKPVAIRARSVVMALGGSAPLYEHRVCGPANRGISLALLHGAGCDIANAGYMQFLWHDRHGAYINPAGLTKNGRTILHQGKEHQPDFAPELLTTRYGHCPTFPFHEDAVIDRWLLERAEDDGFVRVRTHEGMVEAAPMAHAGNGGAVVDERGATTVPNLFAAGECATGMHGAQRIGGAMVLACLVFGRRAGIAAAQQARKNEMPQGLPSVQLPDQDRDEAAERAVREVMRRHLGPFPDKLRELLDTFDNVRASGGLLPRLMARSSQIMAKTYLTDPV; this is translated from the coding sequence ATGATCCGCGCCGAGACTGATGTTCTCGTGCTCGGCGCAGGGCTTGCGGGACTTCGTGCGGCACAGGCCGCGCATGAGGCGGCACCGGACATTTCCGTTCTCTCTGCCTGTCTTCGTCCCGGCCCTGCGGGGTCGTCCTTCGCCAACCGAAACGATGCGCTGGGCATTCAGGTTCCGCTGACGGACGAGGAGCGCGACGCTTTCGTCCATGAAGTTCTGGAACTCGCCGATCCCGGTTTCGTTCGTCCCGAACTGGTCCGGATCATGGCCGGGGAGGCACGCGAACGATTTCGCGAACTCTGGTCAGCCTCACTCGATTTCCGACGCAGGGAGGGCACGCTGCAACGGTTCGCCGGATGCGGCAGTGGATGCCCACGCTCTTTCGTGTTCGACGGGCTCCGGCAGGCGCACGCCAAGCTGGAGAACCGGGTGCGACTGCTCGGCGGCATGATCGACGCGGACCTCGACATTCGCGGCCTCACTGTGGAGGACGGCGTCTGCACCGGAGCGTGGGGACTGAACGGCGCTGGAAAACCCGTTGCCATCCGAGCCCGGAGCGTGGTTATGGCCCTCGGCGGTTCGGCCCCGCTTTACGAACACCGCGTCTGCGGTCCGGCAAACCGGGGAATATCGCTGGCCCTGCTCCATGGCGCGGGCTGTGATATTGCCAACGCGGGATACATGCAGTTCCTCTGGCATGATCGGCACGGTGCCTATATCAATCCAGCCGGTCTGACCAAGAACGGACGGACGATTCTGCACCAGGGCAAGGAACACCAGCCCGACTTTGCCCCGGAACTGCTCACGACCAGATACGGGCACTGCCCGACTTTTCCGTTCCATGAGGATGCCGTCATTGACCGCTGGCTGCTGGAGCGCGCGGAAGATGACGGCTTCGTCAGGGTTCGCACACATGAAGGCATGGTGGAGGCCGCGCCCATGGCCCATGCCGGAAACGGCGGTGCCGTCGTGGACGAGCGCGGCGCCACCACGGTTCCGAATCTTTTCGCTGCCGGGGAATGCGCCACCGGAATGCACGGCGCACAGCGTATTGGCGGGGCCATGGTGCTCGCGTGCCTCGTGTTCGGCAGGCGCGCAGGGATTGCGGCGGCCCAACAGGCTCGCAAAAACGAAATGCCGCAGGGGCTGCCGTCCGTACAGCTGCCGGATCAGGACCGGGACGAAGCCGCGGAGCGCGCGGTTCGCGAAGTGATGCGCCGTCATCTGGGACCTTTCCCGGACAAGCTGCGAGAGCTGCTGGATACGTTCGACAACGTCCGCGCTTCGGGCGGCCTGCTGCCGAGGCTCATGGCCCGGTCATCCCAGATCATGGCAAAAACCTACTTGACCGATCCGGTATAG
- a CDS encoding flavodoxin family protein, which produces MPDILAVSATPRRGGNSDRMAEAMAEQARKAGAEAEVIRLRDYTFDSCIGCEACRKDKACTGLKDGFQLIYPLIEEAKGLILVTPVHTYNVTAMMKAFIDRMYCYYNFSDGFPREWSSRLAGQGRKAVISCIGEQVEEENLGLAMPAMRMPLESHDYEIVGELPVLEVFKAGKVREREDVMGRCAQLGETLAKSVLG; this is translated from the coding sequence ATGCCTGACATTCTTGCAGTGAGTGCCACGCCCAGACGGGGCGGTAACAGTGACCGCATGGCCGAAGCCATGGCGGAACAGGCCCGCAAGGCAGGGGCCGAGGCCGAAGTGATCCGGCTTCGCGATTATACCTTCGACTCCTGCATCGGCTGCGAAGCCTGCCGCAAGGACAAGGCCTGCACCGGCCTCAAGGACGGATTCCAGCTCATCTATCCGCTCATTGAGGAAGCCAAGGGCCTGATCCTGGTCACCCCGGTGCACACTTACAACGTCACGGCCATGATGAAGGCGTTCATCGACCGGATGTACTGTTATTACAATTTCTCAGACGGCTTCCCGCGCGAGTGGTCCAGCCGTCTGGCAGGTCAGGGGCGCAAGGCCGTCATTTCCTGCATCGGTGAGCAGGTGGAGGAAGAGAACCTCGGCCTCGCCATGCCCGCCATGCGTATGCCGTTGGAGTCGCACGACTACGAGATAGTAGGCGAGCTGCCCGTCCTTGAGGTGTTCAAGGCCGGGAAGGTTCGCGAGCGCGAGGACGTCATGGGCCGCTGTGCCCAGCTTGGTGAGACGCTTGCCAAGTCGGTTCTTGGATGA
- a CDS encoding tetratricopeptide repeat protein: MSNSLINSRKKLHSVSSSLKKGKYMPAVQAVRDAVLGMLKESLMKGERQEFEQMIRDATYALNADANLRKVYPLVITYEPGNEKALLGSMNELLKALQEQVTDEAKEDLAAMQQRKENELQKGQDHLDREEYDKAQAIFEQLVKEFGSDSDLKADIADRYLKAERYQDAFKLLDEALRDDPNAIFLYNRIGMVLRKMGDFETAEKYYLKALAITSDDEYLHFNVGRLYYDWKKWKKMGQAAQRALDINPNFKEAAKMLQFAKKKMS, from the coding sequence ATGTCCAATTCGCTCATCAACAGCAGAAAGAAACTGCACTCGGTCAGCTCGTCGCTGAAAAAGGGCAAGTACATGCCCGCGGTCCAGGCCGTGCGCGACGCCGTGCTCGGAATGCTCAAGGAATCCCTCATGAAGGGTGAGCGTCAGGAATTCGAGCAGATGATCCGCGACGCCACCTATGCCCTGAACGCCGACGCCAACCTGCGCAAGGTCTACCCGCTGGTCATCACGTACGAGCCGGGCAATGAAAAGGCGCTGCTGGGATCCATGAACGAGCTGCTCAAGGCGCTTCAGGAGCAGGTAACCGACGAGGCAAAGGAAGACCTCGCGGCCATGCAGCAGCGCAAGGAGAACGAGCTCCAGAAAGGTCAGGACCACCTCGACAGGGAAGAGTACGACAAAGCGCAGGCGATTTTCGAACAGCTGGTGAAGGAATTCGGCTCGGATTCCGACCTCAAGGCCGACATCGCCGACCGCTACCTGAAGGCCGAACGGTATCAGGACGCCTTCAAGCTGCTGGACGAAGCGCTCCGCGACGATCCCAATGCCATCTTCCTCTACAACCGCATCGGCATGGTGCTGCGGAAGATGGGCGACTTCGAGACCGCCGAGAAATACTACCTCAAGGCGCTGGCCATCACTTCCGACGACGAGTACCTGCACTTCAACGTGGGCAGGCTCTATTACGACTGGAAGAAATGGAAAAAGATGGGTCAGGCCGCACAGCGTGCGCTGGACATCAATCCGAACTTCAAGGAAGCGGCCAAGATGCTTCAGTTCGCCAAGAAAAAGATGTCCTAG
- the carA gene encoding glutamine-hydrolyzing carbamoyl-phosphate synthase small subunit: MKAILALEDGTIFHGTSFTGEGETGGEVIFNTGMTGYQEILTDPSYNGQLVCMTYPLIGNYGVNDVDVESLSVKAAGLIVKECCKTPSNWRATKSLPDYLRENGVTGIEDIDTRALTRHLRLNGAMRGYITTEDISEEEAVRRAQGQPDMEGLNLADGVSSDRPFAWVDGRPRFFESIDQAEWQGNGPRLAVYDFGIKFNILRLLADQGFDLLVVPSSARAAEVRNLKPDAIFLSNGPGDPAAVENAVEAARDLTEDHPVAGICLGHQILGLAMGAKSYKLKFGHHGCNHPVMDLTTRKIEISSQNHGFCVDIAGLDFLEPTHKNLNDDTLEGFAHKEKPILAIQYHPEAAPGPHDSRYFFSRFRELVREKTGK; the protein is encoded by the coding sequence ATGAAAGCTATCCTTGCCCTTGAAGACGGCACCATTTTTCACGGGACCTCCTTCACCGGCGAAGGCGAAACCGGCGGCGAAGTGATCTTCAACACCGGCATGACCGGGTATCAGGAGATTCTCACCGACCCGTCCTACAACGGACAGCTCGTCTGCATGACCTATCCCCTCATAGGCAACTACGGGGTAAACGACGTGGACGTGGAGTCCCTGTCCGTCAAGGCGGCCGGGCTCATCGTCAAGGAATGCTGCAAGACGCCGAGCAACTGGCGGGCCACCAAGTCCCTGCCGGACTACCTGCGCGAGAACGGCGTAACCGGCATCGAGGACATCGACACCCGCGCCCTGACGCGTCACCTGCGCCTGAACGGCGCCATGCGCGGCTACATCACCACCGAGGACATCTCCGAGGAAGAAGCGGTCAGGCGTGCACAGGGCCAGCCGGACATGGAAGGCCTGAACCTCGCCGACGGCGTTTCCTCCGACCGCCCCTTCGCTTGGGTGGACGGACGTCCCAGATTTTTCGAGTCCATCGATCAGGCCGAATGGCAGGGCAACGGCCCGCGCCTTGCGGTCTACGACTTCGGCATCAAGTTCAACATCCTGCGCCTGCTGGCGGATCAGGGCTTCGACCTGCTCGTGGTGCCCTCCAGCGCCCGCGCCGCGGAAGTGCGCAACCTGAAGCCGGACGCGATCTTCCTTTCCAACGGCCCCGGCGACCCCGCCGCCGTGGAAAACGCGGTGGAAGCAGCCAGAGACCTCACCGAGGACCATCCCGTGGCAGGCATCTGCCTCGGACATCAGATTCTCGGTCTCGCCATGGGTGCCAAAAGCTACAAGCTCAAATTCGGCCACCACGGATGCAACCATCCCGTTATGGACCTGACTACGCGAAAAATTGAAATATCTTCCCAAAACCACGGTTTTTGCGTAGATATAGCCGGACTGGATTTCCTTGAACCCACCCACAAAAACCTCAATGACGACACGCTTGAGGGATTCGCGCACAAGGAAAAGCCGATTCTGGCCATCCAGTACCATCCGGAAGCGGCCCCGGGCCCGCACGACAGCCGTTACTTCTTCAGCCGTTTCCGGGAATTGGTGCGCGAAAAGACGGGCAAATAG
- the kdsB gene encoding 3-deoxy-manno-octulosonate cytidylyltransferase: MSTFPECHAIIPARYESSRFPGKPLAEILGKPMFWHVWNRARLCDGLTSVTLATDDERIFEAARRHEVPVVMTSSEHASGTDRVLEAARKIEADPESVIVNIQGDEPCLDPGMIDDLLRPFSRCRAMVTTLASRMAPDEAESPDRVKAVISADGRALYFSRAKVPFDRDGSGGDYHLHIGLYAFRMQALMRFGELEPSPLERREKLEQLRFLENGIDIHVTETAHACHGVDRPEDLETVTAILERE; the protein is encoded by the coding sequence ATGAGCACCTTTCCCGAATGTCACGCCATAATTCCCGCACGCTATGAGTCGTCGCGGTTTCCGGGAAAACCCCTTGCGGAGATTCTCGGGAAACCGATGTTCTGGCACGTCTGGAACCGGGCCCGGCTGTGCGACGGCCTGACCAGCGTCACGCTGGCCACGGACGACGAGCGCATTTTCGAGGCGGCGAGACGGCACGAGGTGCCGGTGGTCATGACCTCTTCCGAACACGCCAGCGGCACGGACCGCGTGCTTGAGGCAGCCCGGAAAATCGAGGCCGATCCGGAATCCGTGATCGTGAACATTCAGGGTGACGAGCCGTGTCTCGATCCGGGCATGATCGACGATCTGCTGCGTCCTTTCAGCCGCTGCCGCGCCATGGTCACCACGCTGGCCAGCCGCATGGCGCCGGACGAGGCCGAAAGTCCGGACCGCGTCAAGGCGGTGATCTCGGCGGACGGACGCGCACTGTATTTTTCGCGGGCAAAGGTTCCCTTCGACCGCGACGGAAGCGGCGGGGACTACCACCTGCACATCGGCCTTTACGCCTTCAGGATGCAGGCGCTGATGCGCTTCGGCGAGCTTGAGCCGAGCCCGCTGGAACGGCGGGAAAAGCTGGAGCAGTTGCGTTTTCTCGAAAACGGCATCGACATCCACGTGACCGAAACCGCACACGCCTGCCACGGCGTGGACCGGCCTGAAGACCTTGAGACAGTAACCGCAATCCTTGAGAGGGAATAG
- a CDS encoding 3-deoxy-D-manno-octulosonic acid transferase, translating to MRRSVRAAMRAYSLLWKAAVPVLRSNGRLRDGWDERTLQAGVPAGADVWIQAASAGEAYLAREILCDMKSPWTDRPLRVLCTTNTRQGRDILGKLADDVHGSGAGLSVQVRMFPFDAPGIMEKALHAVRPKLALLLETEIWPGFLSQCRNLGVPVLLANGRMNPRSLAGYLTWPGLFRDLAPDAVMAVSDRDASRFGTLFGHERVSVMPNIKFDRMVGAGASCPDGDLLSDVLPRDEPFVVLGSVRKQEEERIDTLLDGLRRRAPEAVTGLFPRHMERLERWRERLDELGAEWIARSEIAGPVKPGTVILWDTFGELIPAYSRADAVFVGGSLDPRLKGQNFLEPLTCGLRPVIGPYWSSFHWVGGEIVESGLVDVAEDENDVLRLLLEAISAPVDREGTAKAAAEYIRSRTGGADAVRKRLAQFLINE from the coding sequence ATGCGGCGCAGTGTCCGGGCCGCCATGAGGGCCTATTCGCTGCTGTGGAAGGCCGCGGTTCCAGTGCTGCGCTCCAACGGTCGCCTTCGCGACGGGTGGGACGAACGCACCCTTCAGGCCGGGGTCCCCGCCGGTGCGGACGTCTGGATTCAGGCCGCCAGCGCCGGCGAGGCCTATCTGGCACGGGAAATACTCTGCGACATGAAAAGCCCGTGGACAGACAGACCGCTTCGCGTGCTGTGTACCACCAATACTCGTCAGGGCCGGGACATTCTCGGTAAGCTGGCGGATGACGTGCACGGCTCCGGTGCCGGCCTTTCCGTGCAGGTGCGGATGTTTCCGTTCGATGCGCCAGGTATAATGGAGAAGGCGCTTCACGCGGTACGGCCGAAGTTGGCCCTGCTGCTGGAGACCGAGATATGGCCGGGCTTCCTGTCGCAATGCCGAAACCTTGGCGTGCCGGTGCTGCTTGCCAACGGGCGGATGAATCCGCGCAGTCTCGCCGGGTACCTGACATGGCCGGGCCTGTTCCGCGACCTTGCGCCGGATGCGGTCATGGCGGTCTCCGACCGCGACGCCTCGCGCTTCGGCACCCTGTTCGGCCATGAGCGGGTCTCGGTGATGCCGAACATCAAGTTCGACCGTATGGTCGGTGCAGGCGCATCCTGTCCGGACGGCGATCTGCTCTCTGACGTCTTGCCCCGGGACGAGCCGTTCGTGGTGCTCGGTTCGGTGCGCAAACAGGAGGAAGAGCGCATCGACACGCTTCTGGATGGCCTTCGGCGCAGGGCTCCTGAAGCCGTGACCGGGTTGTTCCCGCGTCACATGGAGCGGCTTGAGCGCTGGCGGGAGCGGCTGGACGAACTCGGGGCCGAATGGATCGCCCGTTCCGAGATTGCCGGGCCGGTGAAGCCGGGAACGGTGATCCTCTGGGACACCTTCGGAGAGCTGATTCCTGCCTATTCGCGGGCTGACGCGGTTTTTGTGGGCGGCAGCCTCGATCCGCGCCTGAAGGGGCAGAACTTTCTGGAACCGCTGACCTGCGGCCTGCGTCCGGTGATCGGTCCATACTGGAGCAGTTTTCACTGGGTGGGCGGAGAAATCGTCGAATCCGGCCTTGTTGATGTTGCAGAGGACGAAAACGACGTTTTACGGTTGCTTCTGGAAGCGATTTCGGCTCCGGTGGACCGTGAAGGCACGGCAAAAGCCGCGGCGGAGTACATTCGATCACGCACGGGCGGCGCTGACGCCGTCCGCAAACGGCTTGCCCAATTCCTCATTAACGAGTAA
- a CDS encoding D-alanine--D-alanine ligase family protein, with protein sequence MNLLLIAGGWSSERDVSLSGARKIHTAMENLGHSVRFLDPALEFDTITEAAEEAEFAFINMHGSPGEDGLVQAMLDAVGCPYQGAGASESFMALNKAASKQLFRRAGIPTPDWQLVTSRPDESWKCELELPVFVKPNCGGSSVGMGLVREPEQLLPAVNAVFDLCDEAIIEPYMPGVELTCGMLGGRALPLIMIKPKPGSEFFDYANKYDADGAEEICPAPVDDAITEAVQGMTLVANEALGLTGYSRADFILSDGQPWLLEVNTLPGMTPTSLLPQAAAELGLTFEGLIAELIRTGMRERG encoded by the coding sequence ATGAACTTACTCTTGATAGCCGGGGGCTGGTCCAGCGAGCGTGACGTCTCGCTTTCGGGCGCCCGCAAGATACACACCGCAATGGAAAATCTCGGGCACTCGGTTCGTTTTCTCGATCCCGCGCTCGAATTCGACACCATCACCGAGGCCGCCGAAGAGGCGGAGTTCGCCTTCATCAACATGCACGGCTCTCCCGGCGAGGACGGGCTGGTACAGGCGATGCTCGATGCCGTTGGCTGCCCGTATCAGGGCGCCGGGGCATCCGAATCCTTCATGGCGCTGAACAAGGCCGCCTCCAAGCAGCTGTTCCGTCGCGCAGGAATCCCTACGCCCGACTGGCAGTTGGTAACGTCGCGTCCAGACGAATCCTGGAAGTGCGAACTTGAGTTGCCCGTGTTCGTCAAGCCCAACTGCGGCGGCTCCAGTGTGGGCATGGGGCTGGTGCGCGAACCGGAGCAGCTTCTGCCTGCGGTCAATGCGGTTTTCGACCTGTGCGACGAGGCGATCATCGAGCCGTACATGCCGGGCGTGGAGTTGACCTGCGGCATGTTGGGCGGGCGCGCACTGCCGCTGATCATGATCAAGCCCAAGCCGGGCTCCGAATTCTTCGACTACGCGAACAAATACGACGCGGACGGGGCCGAGGAGATCTGCCCCGCACCCGTGGACGACGCAATTACCGAGGCCGTTCAGGGCATGACGCTTGTGGCCAACGAAGCGCTCGGGCTGACCGGTTACAGCCGTGCGGATTTCATCCTGAGCGACGGGCAGCCGTGGCTGCTGGAGGTCAACACGCTCCCGGGCATGACGCCCACGAGCCTCTTGCCGCAGGCGGCCGCCGAGCTCGGTCTGACCTTCGAGGGTCTCATTGCCGAGCTGATCCGCACCGGAATGCGGGAGCGCGGCTGA
- a CDS encoding HDIG domain-containing metalloprotein — MKGVKKKYSFPPGRELPVPPGSDCGELPVPDDAACFAIWDRTDMLENIREHSMAVAGVATFLARRAREVGMEADVEAVRASALLHDIAKTYCIVHGGNHSQLGGAWAAEMTGNPYIASGVTHHVFWPFDLDLGRYFLQLAVLYGDKRVTHDRLVDIDDRFEDLLDRYGKSALIRQRMHIMHDQVVAVENMFSTKLKVDLNELTLDSRGLVQRA; from the coding sequence ATGAAAGGCGTCAAGAAGAAGTACAGTTTTCCTCCGGGGCGCGAGCTGCCGGTTCCACCCGGTTCCGACTGCGGAGAACTGCCGGTGCCCGATGATGCGGCGTGCTTTGCGATCTGGGACCGTACGGACATGCTGGAGAACATTCGCGAGCACAGCATGGCGGTGGCCGGTGTGGCGACGTTTCTGGCGCGCCGCGCCCGCGAGGTGGGCATGGAGGCGGATGTTGAGGCTGTTCGCGCCTCGGCCCTTCTGCACGACATCGCCAAAACGTACTGCATCGTCCACGGCGGCAACCACAGCCAGCTTGGCGGTGCTTGGGCGGCGGAGATGACGGGCAATCCGTATATCGCTTCCGGGGTCACGCATCACGTTTTCTGGCCTTTCGATCTGGACCTTGGCCGCTATTTCCTGCAACTTGCCGTGCTTTACGGCGACAAGCGGGTCACGCACGACCGTCTGGTGGACATCGACGACCGTTTCGAGGACCTGCTCGACCGTTACGGAAAATCCGCCCTGATCCGTCAGCGCATGCATATCATGCACGATCAGGTCGTTGCCGTTGAGAACATGTTTTCCACCAAACTCAAGGTTGATCTGAATGAACTTACTCTTGATAGCCGGGGGCTGGTCCAGCGAGCGTGA